One part of the Agarivorans sp. Alg241-V36 genome encodes these proteins:
- the nirB gene encoding nitrite reductase large subunit NirB, producing MSKLKLVVVGNGMVGHRYLEDLVDKADLSQFDVTVFCEEPRVAYDRVHLSSYFSHHTAEELSLVKHGFYEKHGIEVLLGERAININREQKVVYSSTGREIAYDKLVMATGSYPWVPPIKGSENKDCFVYRTIEDLKAIEASAKKSKSGAVVGGGLLGLEAAGALKALGVETHVIEFAPVLMAEQLDQQGGLLLRNKIERMGVQVHTSKNTLEIQAQGETARNTMQFADETKLEVDFIVFSTGIRPQDKLARQSELNIAPRGGIAINDQCLTSDENIYAIGECASWNESFFGLVAPGYKMAQVAVDHLLGNNSAFEGADMSAKLKLLGVKVGSIGDANGRTPNCKSFVYQNDEEGVYKRLIVSEDGKKLLGAVLVGDTADYGNLLQLKLNDIDLPEHPDTLILPAHAGAEKPAMGADSLPDSAVICSCFDVTKGKIAAAVADGQTTMAEIKASTNAGTGCGGCLPLIGQVLNAELAKAGVEVNNHLCEHFEYSRQELFHLVRIEGHKSFEQVLNKHGKGYGCEVCKPAVGSILASCWGDHVLAPELVSLQDTNDNFLGNMQKDGTYSVIPRMAGGEVTPKALGVLAEVAEEYALYTKVTGAQRIGLFGAQKDDLPNIWRKLIAAGYETGQAYGKALRMAKTCVGSTWCRFGVQDSVGLGVMLENRYKGIRTPHKMKFGVSGCTRECAEAQGKDLGIIATDAGWNMYVGGNGGMKPRHGDLLAADLDQETLIKYVDRFMMFYIRTADKLQRTSVWLENLEGGVDYLREVVVNDKLGINQQLEVDVAKLVESYSCEWSDTLNDEAQLKRFAHFINSEQRDENVVFVSEREQHRPATFAEKHPQAKGDILHVELEA from the coding sequence ATGAGCAAGTTGAAGCTAGTCGTTGTTGGTAACGGTATGGTAGGTCACCGTTATTTAGAAGATTTGGTCGACAAGGCTGACTTAAGCCAATTCGACGTAACAGTTTTCTGTGAAGAGCCTCGCGTTGCTTATGATCGTGTGCACTTGTCTTCGTACTTTTCTCACCATACCGCTGAAGAATTGTCACTGGTTAAACATGGCTTCTATGAAAAACACGGTATTGAAGTATTGCTTGGCGAGCGCGCGATCAACATTAACCGTGAGCAAAAAGTGGTTTACTCAAGCACCGGCCGTGAGATTGCTTACGATAAGCTGGTAATGGCCACGGGCTCTTATCCTTGGGTTCCACCCATTAAAGGTAGCGAAAATAAAGACTGTTTTGTTTATCGCACCATTGAAGATCTAAAAGCCATCGAAGCATCTGCCAAGAAAAGTAAAAGCGGTGCAGTAGTAGGCGGCGGTTTATTAGGCTTAGAAGCTGCTGGTGCCTTAAAAGCGCTAGGAGTAGAGACTCACGTTATTGAGTTTGCTCCAGTATTAATGGCCGAGCAGCTTGACCAACAGGGCGGCTTGTTATTACGCAACAAAATTGAGCGCATGGGTGTGCAGGTTCATACCAGCAAAAACACCTTAGAGATCCAAGCGCAAGGCGAAACGGCTCGCAACACCATGCAGTTTGCCGACGAGACCAAGCTAGAAGTTGATTTCATCGTATTCTCTACCGGTATTCGCCCACAAGATAAGTTAGCTCGTCAATCGGAACTAAACATTGCGCCACGTGGCGGCATTGCAATTAACGACCAGTGCTTAACGTCTGATGAGAACATCTACGCCATTGGTGAGTGTGCTTCTTGGAACGAAAGCTTCTTTGGTTTGGTTGCGCCGGGTTACAAAATGGCCCAAGTAGCGGTTGACCATCTGTTAGGTAACAACAGCGCTTTTGAAGGCGCAGACATGAGCGCCAAACTTAAGTTACTGGGCGTAAAGGTAGGCAGTATTGGCGACGCCAATGGTCGCACACCTAACTGTAAGAGCTTTGTTTACCAAAACGATGAAGAAGGTGTCTACAAGCGCCTTATCGTATCTGAAGATGGCAAGAAATTATTAGGTGCAGTATTGGTGGGTGACACCGCTGACTATGGCAACCTATTGCAACTTAAGCTGAATGACATCGACTTACCCGAGCATCCCGATACGCTAATTTTGCCTGCCCACGCTGGCGCAGAAAAACCAGCAATGGGTGCCGACTCGTTACCTGATTCAGCAGTAATTTGTTCTTGCTTCGATGTTACCAAGGGTAAGATCGCCGCTGCTGTAGCCGATGGCCAAACAACTATGGCTGAGATTAAAGCCTCTACCAACGCAGGTACTGGCTGTGGCGGTTGTTTACCACTGATTGGCCAAGTACTAAATGCTGAGTTAGCTAAAGCAGGCGTAGAAGTTAATAACCACTTGTGTGAGCACTTTGAATACTCGCGCCAAGAGTTGTTCCACCTCGTTCGAATTGAAGGTCATAAGAGCTTTGAGCAAGTATTAAATAAACACGGTAAAGGCTACGGATGTGAAGTATGTAAGCCAGCGGTTGGTTCAATCTTGGCATCTTGTTGGGGTGACCACGTATTAGCGCCAGAGCTAGTAAGCCTGCAAGATACCAACGATAACTTCCTTGGCAACATGCAAAAAGATGGCACTTATTCGGTGATTCCACGCATGGCTGGTGGTGAAGTAACTCCTAAAGCACTTGGCGTACTGGCTGAAGTGGCCGAAGAATATGCCCTTTATACCAAAGTGACCGGCGCTCAGCGCATTGGTTTATTTGGTGCGCAAAAAGACGACCTTCCTAATATTTGGCGCAAGCTAATTGCCGCGGGTTACGAAACCGGCCAAGCCTACGGTAAAGCCCTACGCATGGCTAAAACCTGTGTGGGCAGCACTTGGTGTCGCTTTGGTGTGCAAGACAGTGTTGGCTTGGGCGTAATGCTAGAGAACCGCTACAAGGGCATTCGTACTCCGCACAAAATGAAGTTTGGTGTGTCTGGCTGTACTCGCGAATGTGCCGAAGCCCAAGGTAAAGATTTAGGCATTATTGCCACCGATGCAGGCTGGAATATGTACGTAGGCGGAAACGGCGGTATGAAACCTCGCCACGGCGACCTACTGGCTGCCGATCTAGATCAAGAAACCCTAATCAAATACGTAGATCGCTTCATGATGTTCTACATTCGCACCGCCGACAAATTACAACGTACTTCGGTGTGGTTAGAGAACCTAGAAGGCGGCGTTGATTACCTACGCGAAGTAGTGGTTAACGACAAGCTTGGCATTAACCAACAACTTGAAGTCGACGTGGCTAAATTGGTTGAGAGCTACAGCTGTGAGTGGAGCGACACCCTAAACGACGAAGCTCAACTTAAACGTTTTGCACACTTCATTAACAGTGAGCAACGTGATGAAAACGTCGTGTTTGTTAGCGAGCGCGAACAGCATCGCCCGGCGACCTTTGCCGAGAAACACCCACAGGCAAAAGGCGACATTCTACACGTTGAGTTGGAGGCATAA
- the nirD gene encoding nitrite reductase small subunit NirD: MMSFETVCKLNDITPGTGICALVNGQQVALFRPRNDEQVFAINNMDPFANSNVLSRGLICEHQGQLWVASPLKKQRFNLETGACLENPTVSVASYKVQIKAGSVAVSA; encoded by the coding sequence ATTATGAGTTTCGAAACCGTTTGTAAGCTAAACGATATTACCCCAGGTACCGGCATTTGCGCGCTAGTTAATGGCCAGCAAGTTGCCCTTTTTCGCCCACGTAACGATGAGCAAGTTTTTGCCATCAATAATATGGACCCTTTTGCTAATTCGAACGTATTGTCGCGCGGATTGATTTGTGAGCATCAAGGCCAACTTTGGGTAGCAAGCCCACTTAAGAAGCAACGTTTTAATCTTGAAACTGGCGCCTGCCTAGAGAACCCAACGGTCTCGGTAGCTAGCTATAAAGTGCAGATTAAAGCAGGCAGTGTTGCGGTGAGTGCATAA
- a CDS encoding formate/nitrite transporter family protein has protein sequence MSYVKPAEFVQTMIDAGESKVFMSTRDTIVRGIMAGAILAIAVAVAITAAVQTGIPIVGALVFPVGFCILNLMGFDLLTGVFALAPLSLFEKRKGVTAKGVLRNWLLVGLGNLIGAVAVAFLVALTFTMNFSVEPGAVGQAFVKASTARTLGFAEHGLNGWITVFVKGILCNWMVCLGVVGAMTSKTVGGKVLAMWFPIFIFFGLVFEHAVVNMYLFPLGMMLGAEFTITDWLVWNQIPVTLGNLVGGLLVTGLSLYVTHGKTLPQRKAA, from the coding sequence ATGTCTTACGTAAAACCCGCTGAATTCGTTCAAACCATGATCGATGCTGGCGAAAGCAAAGTGTTTATGTCTACCCGCGATACCATTGTGCGCGGCATTATGGCTGGTGCAATTTTAGCGATTGCGGTAGCCGTAGCCATTACCGCAGCGGTACAAACCGGTATACCCATTGTGGGCGCTTTAGTCTTCCCTGTTGGTTTCTGTATTTTAAACCTAATGGGCTTTGACTTGCTGACTGGCGTATTTGCTTTAGCGCCTTTGTCACTGTTTGAAAAACGCAAAGGTGTAACCGCTAAAGGTGTATTGCGCAACTGGCTATTAGTTGGCTTAGGCAACTTGATTGGTGCGGTAGCAGTCGCCTTTTTGGTAGCTTTAACCTTCACCATGAACTTCAGTGTTGAGCCAGGTGCAGTGGGCCAAGCATTTGTTAAGGCTTCAACCGCACGTACCTTAGGCTTTGCAGAGCACGGCCTAAACGGTTGGATTACTGTGTTTGTAAAAGGCATCTTGTGTAACTGGATGGTGTGTTTAGGTGTTGTTGGCGCAATGACCTCTAAAACCGTAGGCGGTAAAGTATTGGCGATGTGGTTCCCAATCTTCATCTTCTTCGGTTTGGTATTTGAACACGCCGTTGTAAACATGTACCTATTCCCATTAGGTATGATGTTAGGTGCTGAGTTCACCATCACTGATTGGTTAGTATGGAACCAAATCCCAGTTACTCTTGGTAACTTGGTGGGTGGTTTGTTAGTGACAGGTTTAAGCCTTTACGTTACTCACGGTAAAACCTTACCGCAACGCAAGGCGGCTTAA
- the cobA gene encoding uroporphyrinogen-III C-methyltransferase — MSHSSFTPDNELGFVSLVGAGPGDPDLLTVKAVKRIRTADVIVFDRLVSQEILDLASPTAELVYVGKKLDHHFVPQDEINQILVDQAKLGKHVVRLKGGDPFIFGRGGEELQSLAVENLPFEVVPGITAAVGCTAYAGIPLTHRDHAQSVQFITGHLKQHGEDIDWPSLAHSNHTLVFYMGLKQCPTIQAKLISNGLADTTPCAIIERGATPQQRVSSGSLQELPALAEQAESPSLIVVGSVTELHQQLAWFKPELDV, encoded by the coding sequence ATGTCCCACTCTTCATTTACCCCTGATAACGAGCTGGGTTTTGTTTCACTGGTGGGTGCCGGTCCTGGCGACCCCGATTTACTTACCGTAAAGGCAGTTAAGCGGATCCGCACCGCCGACGTGATTGTGTTTGACCGTTTGGTATCGCAAGAGATCCTCGATTTAGCCTCGCCTACCGCAGAGTTGGTCTACGTAGGTAAAAAGCTCGACCACCACTTTGTGCCGCAAGACGAGATTAACCAGATATTGGTCGACCAAGCCAAGCTAGGAAAACACGTTGTTAGGTTAAAGGGTGGTGACCCGTTTATTTTTGGCCGTGGCGGTGAAGAGTTGCAATCGCTGGCTGTCGAAAACCTGCCCTTTGAAGTCGTTCCTGGCATTACCGCAGCAGTGGGCTGTACCGCTTATGCTGGCATACCGCTTACTCATCGCGACCACGCCCAGAGCGTGCAATTTATTACTGGGCATTTAAAGCAGCATGGTGAAGATATTGATTGGCCATCTTTAGCGCATTCTAATCACACCTTAGTGTTCTATATGGGCCTTAAGCAGTGCCCTACCATTCAAGCTAAGTTAATTAGCAATGGCTTAGCCGACACAACGCCTTGTGCCATTATCGAACGTGGTGCTACGCCGCAACAACGGGTATCAAGTGGTAGCTTACAAGAGCTACCCGCCTTGGCAGAGCAAGCCGAAAGCCCTTCACTGATTGTTGTTGGCAGCGTTACTGAGCTGCATCAACAGTTAGCATGGTTTAAGCCAGAGCTAGACGTTTAA
- a CDS encoding Lrp/AsnC family transcriptional regulator, whose amino-acid sequence MDKFDQKILAILVGNARTPVSQIARQVNLSRSATAERIANLENNGKISGYHASLGSNNGQAPIAAHLELRYKEHNCEAYAEIMRGIPEIKRCQAISGDVDMLLYIEVASMTRLEEIRLQLEQMEKMVMVRTHMVLREMFSR is encoded by the coding sequence TTGGACAAGTTTGACCAAAAGATCCTTGCTATTTTGGTGGGCAATGCGCGTACTCCAGTGAGCCAAATAGCGCGACAAGTAAATCTTTCGCGCTCGGCCACGGCGGAGCGCATCGCCAACCTAGAGAACAACGGCAAGATAAGCGGTTACCACGCTAGCTTAGGCAGTAACAATGGCCAGGCTCCCATTGCTGCCCATTTAGAGTTACGCTACAAAGAGCATAACTGTGAAGCCTATGCCGAGATTATGCGTGGCATTCCAGAAATAAAGCGTTGTCAGGCTATTTCTGGTGACGTTGACATGCTGTTGTACATCGAAGTTGCTTCAATGACACGGCTAGAAGAGATTCGCCTTCAGCTCGAGCAAATGGAAAAGATGGTCATGGTGCGCACGCACATGGTTCTAAGGGAAATGTTTAGTCGCTAA
- a CDS encoding DUF3565 domain-containing protein, which produces MDQVIIGFQLDEERHWVARLACGHYQHVRHQPPWQNRPWVTSYQGRASMLGKELTCVKCLENAPRDWN; this is translated from the coding sequence ATGGATCAAGTTATTATCGGCTTTCAATTAGACGAAGAGCGCCATTGGGTAGCTCGATTAGCTTGTGGCCATTACCAGCATGTACGTCATCAACCGCCTTGGCAAAACCGCCCTTGGGTAACTAGCTACCAAGGTCGTGCTAGCATGTTAGGTAAAGAGCTCACTTGTGTAAAATGCCTCGAAAACGCCCCCCGCGATTGGAATTAA
- a CDS encoding DUF3833 domain-containing protein produces MQLASSVHRRYLFLLSLLAGMWGCSSADVSSYASNQPALVLEDFFDGQLSAHGIVKNRSGELTRYFNVEITASWDEQGVGTLDEHFVFDDGEKQQRIWTLTKQADGSFLARANDVSQPAQMHLAGNALFMDYVLTLQYKGKPLDVVVEDKMYLVNPNTIVNESVMRKFGFKVGSVSLVIQK; encoded by the coding sequence ATGCAACTAGCCTCTAGTGTACATCGTAGATATCTGTTTTTACTTAGCCTTCTGGCTGGCATGTGGGGCTGTTCGAGCGCAGATGTGTCCAGTTACGCAAGTAACCAACCGGCCCTAGTGCTGGAAGACTTTTTTGACGGCCAGCTTAGTGCTCATGGCATAGTGAAAAACCGCAGTGGCGAGCTCACTCGCTACTTTAATGTTGAGATCACTGCTAGCTGGGACGAACAAGGCGTAGGCACCCTTGATGAACACTTCGTGTTTGACGATGGCGAAAAGCAGCAACGCATTTGGACTCTTACCAAACAAGCTGATGGCAGCTTTCTGGCTCGTGCTAATGACGTTAGCCAACCGGCACAAATGCACCTAGCTGGGAATGCCTTGTTTATGGACTATGTGCTCACTTTGCAATATAAAGGCAAACCGCTAGATGTGGTGGTAGAAGATAAAATGTATTTAGTGAACCCAAACACTATTGTGAACGAGTCAGTGATGCGAAAATTCGGCTTTAAAGTGGGCTCAGTAAGCTTAGTGATTCAAAAGTAG
- the folX gene encoding dihydroneopterin triphosphate 2'-epimerase, with protein sequence MSNVSKTNVSNLAPLANSFKLEPALITITNLRLRTYIGFNEEELSKQQDVVINAEIRYQATQACEADSEDLALNYKVITKAMIAHVEQGHFRLLEKLCADLLTLAMDEPRVINASIAVDKPHALRFADSVSVTLSGSRDAE encoded by the coding sequence ATGAGCAATGTGTCTAAAACGAACGTCTCTAACTTAGCGCCATTGGCCAATAGTTTTAAGCTAGAGCCTGCGTTAATTACCATCACCAATTTACGTTTGCGTACTTATATTGGTTTTAACGAAGAAGAGCTCAGTAAGCAGCAAGATGTAGTCATTAATGCCGAAATTCGCTACCAAGCGACTCAAGCTTGTGAAGCCGATAGCGAAGATTTAGCACTCAATTACAAAGTGATTACCAAGGCGATGATTGCCCATGTAGAGCAAGGTCATTTTCGTTTACTGGAAAAATTATGTGCCGACTTGCTAACTCTCGCGATGGATGAGCCACGGGTGATTAATGCCAGCATTGCCGTAGATAAACCCCATGCCTTGCGATTTGCTGACTCGGTATCGGTGACCTTATCGGGCTCGCGTGATGCCGAGTAA
- the folM gene encoding dihydromonapterin reductase has product MPSKSVKSNAPVLITGGTQRLGLAIAEDLLQQGYPVIVTYRRDKPAVQALRDKGADCVKADFSDEQGISQFIGYVLANYQALRALIHNASQWLNNTALDNQHQLMQTMWSVHVSAPYQMNLAFEELLKNQAEQQAGDIIHMTDYVADKGSSKHIAYAASKAGLANLTHSFAAKLAPAVKVNSIAPSLLMFNQDDQPEYRAKALAKSLMALEPGAGEAVAAVNYLLASQYITGRTIGLDGGRHLV; this is encoded by the coding sequence ATGCCGAGTAAATCAGTCAAGAGCAATGCGCCGGTATTGATTACCGGAGGTACTCAGCGTTTAGGTTTGGCGATTGCCGAAGATTTACTGCAGCAAGGCTATCCGGTGATTGTTACTTACCGTCGCGACAAACCTGCGGTACAGGCCTTGCGTGACAAAGGCGCAGATTGTGTAAAAGCCGATTTCAGTGATGAACAGGGCATCAGCCAGTTTATTGGCTATGTCTTAGCCAATTACCAAGCATTGCGAGCGCTGATTCATAATGCTTCGCAGTGGTTAAATAATACGGCTTTAGACAATCAACATCAGCTGATGCAAACAATGTGGAGTGTGCATGTGAGCGCGCCTTACCAAATGAACCTGGCCTTTGAAGAGTTATTAAAGAACCAAGCAGAGCAGCAAGCCGGCGACATTATTCACATGACAGATTATGTCGCAGATAAAGGCAGTAGCAAGCATATTGCTTATGCTGCGAGTAAAGCTGGATTGGCCAATTTAACCCATTCTTTTGCCGCTAAGCTTGCACCCGCGGTAAAAGTGAATAGTATTGCGCCCTCGTTGTTAATGTTTAACCAAGATGATCAGCCTGAATATCGGGCCAAAGCCTTGGCTAAATCCTTGATGGCGCTTGAGCCGGGAGCGGGTGAAGCAGTAGCCGCAGTGAACTACTTGCTGGCTAGCCAATACATAACCGGTCGCACCATCGGCTTAGACGGTGGTCGCCATCTGGTCTAG
- the folE gene encoding GTP cyclohydrolase I FolE, protein MKVALAEKQFRKDACLSPEAIQVRQALIDKGIETPLVDNQLSNEQKYNKIKASLTDVVATLGLDLSDDSLAETPHRIAKMFVDEVFSGLDYSRFPKISIIENKMAVEEMVKISDIAFTSTCEHHFVTIDGLAKVAYIPKDNIIGLSKINRIVRFFAQRPQVQERLTQQILVALQSLLGTDDVAVTMDATHFCVKARGVMDASSSTQTSAYGGKFKSSKSARREFIG, encoded by the coding sequence ATGAAAGTAGCGTTAGCTGAAAAACAATTTAGAAAAGACGCTTGCTTGTCACCAGAGGCAATTCAAGTACGCCAAGCGTTGATTGATAAAGGGATTGAGACTCCCTTAGTGGATAATCAATTAAGCAATGAGCAGAAGTACAATAAGATTAAAGCCTCTTTGACTGATGTAGTGGCTACCTTGGGTTTAGATTTAAGCGATGATAGCTTGGCCGAAACTCCGCATCGTATTGCAAAAATGTTTGTCGATGAGGTGTTCTCGGGCTTAGATTATTCGCGTTTCCCGAAAATCAGCATCATTGAAAATAAAATGGCAGTAGAGGAAATGGTGAAGATTTCAGACATTGCCTTTACCAGTACCTGTGAGCACCATTTTGTGACCATTGATGGCTTAGCTAAAGTGGCTTACATCCCTAAAGATAACATTATTGGCTTATCTAAAATTAACCGCATAGTGAGGTTCTTTGCGCAGCGGCCACAGGTGCAAGAGCGATTAACTCAGCAAATCTTAGTCGCCTTGCAAAGCCTGCTTGGTACAGACGACGTAGCCGTTACTATGGATGCCACTCACTTTTGCGTAAAAGCACGCGGAGTGATGGATGCGAGCTCAAGCACCCAAACATCGGCTTATGGTGGCAAGTTCAAATCGAGTAAGTCTGCTCGCAGAGAGTTTATAGGTTAA
- a CDS encoding DEAD/DEAH box helicase gives MSFDSLGLSKPLLDAVAAQGYDTPSPIQAKAIPVILEGKDIMAAAQTGTGKTAGFTLPLLELLSRGKKVRANQVRALVLTPTRELAAQVGESVTTYGKNMALSSTVVFGGVKINPQMQKLRRGADVLVATPGRLLDLYQQNAFRFQQLEVIVFDEADRMLDMGFIHDIKKILALLPKQRQTLMFSATFSNEIRTLAKSLVNNPVEVSVTPPNAAAPTVDQWIVPVDKSKKSALLTRLIHDNKWQQVLVFSRTKHGANRLAKHLEHSQITAAAIHGNKSQGARTRALANFKSGEVRVLVATDIAARGLDIDQLPQVVNFDLPNVAEDYVHRIGRTGRAGSTGQAISLVCADEIADLSGIEHLTGKLLERKEMEGFEPATLLPATTLSGKPIKPKKPKKPKQHRNGHRDGQRSSENSRGNKPVGKNRRHTEGGTNKTSRRFAKPKPASSGNR, from the coding sequence ATGAGCTTTGACTCCCTGGGTTTATCTAAACCTTTATTAGACGCCGTAGCAGCACAAGGTTACGACACGCCCTCACCTATTCAAGCCAAAGCCATTCCTGTGATCCTAGAAGGCAAAGACATCATGGCCGCCGCGCAAACTGGCACCGGTAAAACTGCTGGCTTTACCTTGCCACTGCTAGAGTTGCTAAGTAGGGGGAAAAAAGTGCGCGCCAACCAAGTACGCGCCTTAGTGCTTACCCCAACCCGTGAATTAGCGGCTCAAGTGGGCGAAAGCGTAACTACCTATGGCAAAAACATGGCACTTAGCTCTACGGTAGTATTTGGTGGGGTGAAGATTAATCCGCAAATGCAAAAGCTGCGTCGCGGGGCAGATGTACTAGTGGCAACGCCTGGCCGCTTGCTAGATCTCTACCAGCAAAATGCCTTTCGTTTTCAGCAGTTAGAAGTGATTGTATTTGATGAAGCCGACCGCATGTTAGACATGGGCTTTATCCACGACATTAAAAAGATTTTGGCTTTGCTGCCAAAACAGCGTCAAACATTGATGTTCTCGGCCACTTTCTCTAACGAGATCCGCACATTAGCTAAAAGCTTGGTGAATAACCCTGTAGAAGTCTCCGTTACACCACCCAACGCTGCCGCACCTACGGTAGACCAATGGATTGTACCGGTCGATAAATCAAAAAAATCGGCCTTATTAACCCGCCTTATTCATGACAATAAGTGGCAACAAGTATTGGTATTTAGCCGCACCAAACACGGTGCCAACCGTTTGGCTAAACACCTCGAACATAGCCAAATTACAGCGGCAGCTATCCATGGCAATAAAAGCCAAGGCGCTCGAACCCGTGCACTGGCAAACTTTAAAAGTGGTGAAGTACGCGTACTAGTCGCCACCGACATCGCAGCGCGTGGTTTAGATATTGATCAACTACCACAAGTGGTTAACTTTGATTTACCTAACGTAGCTGAAGACTATGTTCACCGCATCGGCCGAACCGGTCGCGCGGGCTCTACTGGCCAAGCTATTTCATTAGTTTGTGCCGATGAAATTGCTGATTTAAGCGGTATTGAACACTTAACTGGCAAGCTATTAGAGCGTAAGGAAATGGAAGGGTTTGAGCCTGCAACGCTTTTGCCTGCAACTACGCTAAGTGGTAAGCCAATTAAACCGAAAAAGCCGAAGAAACCAAAGCAGCACCGCAACGGACATCGCGATGGTCAACGCTCAAGCGAAAATTCACGGGGCAATAAACCGGTGGGTAAAAACCGTCGCCATACCGAAGGTGGAACCAATAAAACCAGCCGCCGTTTCGCGAAACCGAAACCCGCATCATCGGGTAATAGATAA
- a CDS encoding RidA family protein: MSIAERLVELGISLPKPTGPAASYSNCVQTGNLLYVSGKGPVAGLSEIPKGKLGNEFTSQQGAQFARLAGLDILAAVEQHLGSLDRVNQVVKLQGFINATEQFEQHPEVLDGCSKLMVEVFGDKGLHARSVFGAMSLRANLPLVIDSIFEVSE, from the coding sequence ATGAGTATAGCCGAGCGTTTAGTAGAGCTAGGGATTAGTTTACCTAAACCCACTGGTCCGGCAGCCAGCTATAGTAATTGCGTGCAAACCGGCAACTTACTGTATGTCTCGGGTAAAGGACCGGTTGCCGGCTTAAGTGAAATACCTAAAGGTAAGTTAGGTAACGAGTTTACTAGCCAACAGGGGGCCCAGTTTGCCCGTTTGGCAGGCTTAGATATTCTAGCGGCGGTAGAGCAACACTTAGGATCATTAGACCGTGTGAACCAAGTGGTGAAGCTACAGGGGTTCATTAATGCCACCGAGCAGTTTGAGCAACACCCCGAAGTGCTAGATGGCTGCTCTAAATTGATGGTGGAAGTGTTTGGCGATAAGGGCTTACATGCTCGCTCGGTATTTGGCGCTATGTCACTGCGCGCCAATCTGCCTCTGGTGATTGATTCAATTTTCGAGGTAAGTGAGTAA
- a CDS encoding TfoX/Sxy family protein, translating into MAYDLTLAEMIRQALADKVEFSERKMFGGLCFMVAGHMCCGIVDKQLMARVGPNQYQDCLALEFASEMTFTGKPMKGMIYVAPEGLISAEQREQWLQYCLNFVHSLPPK; encoded by the coding sequence ATGGCCTACGATTTGACCTTGGCAGAGATGATTCGTCAGGCTCTGGCGGATAAAGTTGAGTTTAGCGAGCGCAAAATGTTTGGTGGTTTGTGTTTTATGGTCGCCGGCCATATGTGTTGTGGCATTGTGGACAAGCAATTAATGGCGCGGGTAGGGCCGAATCAATACCAAGATTGTCTGGCCTTAGAGTTTGCCTCGGAGATGACCTTTACCGGCAAACCAATGAAAGGCATGATTTATGTTGCCCCAGAAGGCTTAATAAGCGCAGAGCAACGTGAGCAGTGGCTACAATACTGCCTTAACTTTGTGCATAGTTTGCCGCCAAAGTAG
- a CDS encoding GNAT family N-acetyltransferase — protein MLQFPIKAKDGRDFLLRPLNQQDAFALGAFFVALSDATRSRFGPHPLTNEYAQHLCGALASDSAKRWIICDDSLVVGYFIFEQQILEPEYQRFYGQGVSLQAGLDVILAPCIADDYQNAGLAMAAMQALMAEFKRQGARSLVLMGGTQQSNHRARHFYQRCGFDEYGGFQTEVYNIDMRLIL, from the coding sequence ATGCTGCAATTCCCAATTAAAGCCAAAGATGGTCGAGACTTTTTGCTTAGGCCGCTTAATCAACAAGATGCATTCGCCCTAGGCGCTTTTTTTGTCGCGCTAAGTGATGCCACTCGCAGCCGCTTTGGCCCTCACCCTCTGACTAACGAATATGCTCAGCACTTGTGTGGGGCACTTGCCAGTGATAGTGCAAAGCGTTGGATAATTTGTGATGACAGCTTGGTGGTGGGTTATTTCATTTTTGAGCAGCAAATATTAGAGCCCGAATACCAGCGCTTTTATGGACAGGGCGTTAGCCTACAAGCTGGGCTGGATGTGATTCTTGCACCATGCATTGCCGATGACTACCAAAACGCAGGGTTGGCCATGGCGGCTATGCAAGCTTTGATGGCAGAGTTTAAGCGCCAAGGTGCGCGTAGTTTGGTATTAATGGGTGGAACCCAACAAAGCAACCATCGCGCGCGGCACTTTTATCAGCGCTGTGGATTTGATGAGTATGGTGGTTTTCAAACCGAGGTGTACAACATTGATATGCGCCTTATCTTGTAA